A section of the Deinococcus hopiensis KR-140 genome encodes:
- a CDS encoding sensor domain-containing diguanylate cyclase — protein MIRLRTYLLQRQVLLWTIVLLSGGLSVWTMVNNAAATQDVAETQQELAQIQATLVTVLNLETGIRGYAITGERPFLEPYNAARTTMDAQLQTLRRSQYEHVDPGSSGQLGRVARIETLLGQWYRDIADYAVANRTAQPQRVVVREKSGLGKQLIDAIRQEIQAYTTAEQRELRVRQTEVARARWINQVVTVVGVLAAILTSVLSSLLVAQTLSRKLHRFAEAAARLAATEQPSLLGEFRILEVRRLAASFNAMSVRLSESHTALVEQNAALQDRNVEVVTSNTLATQLQTCLGLEEGQVVLQHALPQVFPSLSGTLSILNSSKNLLDVQAQWGGTRRGETLTFEPSQCLAVRRGQRYDPKEEPLGLPCPLMQEAHLCFPLLAQGEALGHLRLWGLPEEPALQARIRSLATTVANQSALGLSNLRLRETLRQQSIRDPLTGLFNRRYLDETFERELRRAVRHGQPLSVLMLDVDHFKRFNDTYGHEAGDQVLIELGQLLRKQFRTEDVVCRYGGEEFAVVLPGADLTAAHERAEGLRQAVSRLSVEHGGETVGAISLSIGVSAYPVHGEDTGHLLGLADQALYRAKQMGRDRVMVADS, from the coding sequence ATGATTCGACTTCGTACCTACCTCCTTCAGCGTCAGGTCCTGTTGTGGACCATCGTCTTGCTGTCTGGAGGGCTGAGCGTGTGGACGATGGTCAACAACGCGGCGGCGACCCAGGACGTTGCCGAGACGCAGCAGGAACTGGCCCAGATCCAGGCCACCTTGGTGACCGTGCTCAACCTGGAAACGGGCATTCGTGGCTACGCCATCACCGGGGAGCGTCCTTTCCTCGAACCGTACAACGCCGCGCGCACCACGATGGACGCCCAGTTGCAAACCCTGCGCCGTTCACAGTACGAGCACGTCGACCCAGGCAGCTCCGGGCAACTCGGCCGAGTCGCGCGCATCGAAACCCTGCTGGGCCAGTGGTACCGCGACATCGCGGACTATGCGGTTGCCAACCGGACTGCGCAGCCTCAGCGGGTGGTGGTTCGGGAGAAAAGCGGGCTTGGAAAGCAGCTGATTGACGCCATTCGGCAAGAGATCCAGGCGTACACCACAGCGGAGCAAAGAGAATTGCGGGTCCGGCAGACCGAGGTGGCACGGGCACGGTGGATCAATCAGGTCGTGACTGTGGTGGGCGTCCTGGCCGCCATCCTGACTTCCGTGCTTTCCAGCTTGCTCGTCGCTCAGACGCTCAGCCGGAAACTCCACCGTTTTGCGGAAGCCGCAGCGCGCCTTGCTGCGACGGAACAGCCCTCTTTGCTGGGGGAATTCCGGATTCTCGAGGTAAGACGCCTGGCCGCCAGCTTTAACGCGATGTCCGTCCGCCTCTCCGAATCCCATACAGCGCTGGTCGAGCAGAATGCGGCGTTGCAGGACCGCAACGTAGAGGTGGTTACGAGCAATACGCTGGCCACCCAGCTGCAGACTTGCCTAGGCCTGGAAGAAGGGCAGGTTGTTCTGCAGCACGCGCTCCCGCAGGTCTTTCCGAGCCTCAGTGGAACGCTCTCCATTCTGAATTCGTCCAAGAACTTGCTGGACGTTCAGGCGCAGTGGGGGGGAACCAGGAGGGGCGAGACACTGACGTTCGAGCCCAGTCAGTGCCTCGCCGTTCGCCGGGGGCAGCGTTACGATCCAAAGGAAGAACCCCTGGGGCTGCCCTGCCCCCTGATGCAGGAGGCCCACCTGTGTTTTCCGCTGCTCGCTCAGGGAGAAGCCCTGGGACATCTGCGCTTGTGGGGTTTGCCAGAGGAACCCGCCTTGCAAGCGAGGATCCGGTCGTTGGCGACGACGGTGGCCAATCAGAGCGCCTTGGGGCTGTCCAACCTGCGGTTGCGGGAAACCTTGCGGCAACAGAGCATACGTGACCCACTGACGGGACTGTTCAACCGCAGGTATCTGGATGAAACGTTTGAGCGGGAGTTGCGGCGGGCGGTGCGCCATGGACAACCGCTGTCCGTGCTCATGTTGGACGTCGATCACTTTAAACGGTTCAACGACACGTACGGGCACGAGGCTGGGGACCAGGTGCTGATCGAACTGGGCCAGCTGTTGCGCAAACAGTTTCGGACAGAAGACGTCGTGTGCCGGTATGGCGGGGAGGAATTCGCGGTGGTATTGCCCGGAGCAGACCTGACGGCCGCGCACGAGCGTGCAGAGGGATTGCGGCAAGCGGTGAGCAGGCTCTCGGTGGAGCACGGGGGGGAAACGGTCGGAGCAATCTCGCTCTCTATTGGCGTGAGCGCCTACCCGGTGCACGGGGAGGACACCGGGCATCTCTTGGGGCTGGCGGATCAGGCGTTGTACCGGGCGAAGCAAATGGGCCGGGACCGGGTGATGGTGGCCGACAGTTGA
- a CDS encoding response regulator transcription factor — MPPHILLIEDNADIANVVQYELNQAGCNVVTAPDGLTGLIYAREQPPQLVILDLGLPDFDGAEVARRLRKTSTFPIIILTAVDAVDRKVGLLEAGANDYLTKPFHPEELVARVKVQLRQYQGGAEMLSYGTLEIHTLKRQVTYDGRPIELSPKEYELLLLLARQPGRVYSRQEIDQKLWNGQLSRHSNVVDVHMGNLRNKLRSVGGYSLLRTVRGVGYGLKVPG, encoded by the coding sequence ATGCCGCCGCATATCCTACTGATCGAAGACAACGCCGACATCGCGAATGTGGTTCAATACGAATTGAACCAAGCGGGCTGCAACGTCGTGACCGCACCCGACGGCCTCACCGGCCTGATCTATGCCCGGGAGCAACCTCCACAACTCGTCATTCTCGACCTCGGCCTCCCTGATTTTGACGGCGCGGAAGTCGCTCGCCGCCTGCGCAAAACCAGCACCTTCCCCATCATCATCCTGACGGCGGTGGACGCCGTAGACCGGAAAGTCGGCCTTCTGGAAGCGGGCGCCAACGACTACCTCACCAAGCCCTTTCACCCGGAAGAACTCGTCGCCCGCGTCAAGGTGCAGCTCCGTCAGTACCAAGGGGGTGCGGAGATGTTGTCTTACGGCACCCTGGAGATTCATACGCTGAAGCGGCAAGTAACGTACGACGGTCGCCCGATTGAACTTTCTCCGAAAGAGTACGAGTTGCTGCTGCTGCTGGCCCGGCAACCTGGCCGGGTGTACTCCCGGCAGGAGATCGATCAGAAGCTCTGGAACGGGCAGCTTTCCCGCCACTCGAACGTGGTGGACGTGCATATGGGGAACTTACGGAACAAGTTGCGGAGTGTGGGCGGGTATAGCCTGCTCCGAACGGTGCGCGGCGTGGGGTACGGCCTGAAGGTGCCGGGCTGA
- a CDS encoding EAL domain-containing protein encodes MTGDTRERRETQHQAASPLPLQNIAIVADYIHNYQAHLLTGIRQVLDARGISSTVYVGRELVPEGHSMRVANEVYNLIRPQQHSGVILMTANLARNTSDEELMAFASRFGSLPTISIGRKIEGIPSVTIDNRPGMEALMDHLIVTRGLKRFVFVRGRLGNEDSNVREQVFREKMSAYGLTVREDWILNGDFRLGVAHAEMTRLLTTTRDFDVVVAANDEMADGVITALREHGRRVPDDVAVVGFDDDENYWNAIPPLTTVRQPFADQARLSAEKLFAEGTPSDLRIPSQLVVRESCGAKEAAPFPSPFRHQDAAYSGIHEEIFKRYCCAAARPEQHQQFLTYWKATLLKNLHQDHHFVVWRALLTDFRRRVRPTLTSALRAEFEALHSEAQTLLYDALQMAHVHQRLTETSNAVLLSNMTSAVTYEAMLDAARKYLKNLGLERVILVMYTSFASSPTSGSRVVFAEGVACPVDGAPFPTAQLLPDGMRAELTRGHLMVTPLFFQREQYGYLLADQPIDIYFDEQTPQHTISQSIRQLEQMRALQVAHDNLEQRVADRTLELQRLNEQLQHAAIHDVLTGLANKGLFHEQLQRVVARAARHPGQGFSVLFLDCDRFKAVNDTLGHHVGDQFLVEFAHRLAGSVRAQDTVARFGGDEFAVLLDDIHDPQNAMRVAHRIQQALFDPFDVGGHLFSVTASIGVVANRGQYRQYEDVMRDADIAMYHAKASGPGRAVVFEPSMHEKVLRRTQLETELRQALSQGALSVHYQPIVHVATGGLIGFEALARWKHPARGFVSPAEFIPVAEDAGLIAEIDQFVLKEAAQQLRTWSTRTPLADTCILSVNASTVQFSRADFAPAVQCILEETGFDPVRLRLEITESLLMHRSPAVQRNIDGLRQLGLQLHIDDFGTGYSSLGYLQQFAASALKIDRSFIQRLFNSDEAAELVRTILAMARNLNMKVVAEGVEHAEQWAWLQDAGCHYAQGYYFGVPLPAADALPLLLHGRPLPM; translated from the coding sequence ATGACGGGTGACACGCGAGAGCGGCGGGAGACGCAACATCAAGCGGCGTCTCCCCTTCCGCTGCAAAACATTGCCATCGTTGCGGATTACATTCACAACTACCAAGCGCACCTCCTGACGGGAATTCGGCAGGTCCTCGACGCGCGGGGGATCTCCTCCACCGTCTACGTCGGCCGGGAACTTGTTCCTGAGGGTCACAGCATGCGTGTGGCCAACGAGGTCTACAACCTGATTCGGCCGCAGCAGCATTCGGGAGTCATCCTGATGACGGCCAACCTCGCGAGAAACACCAGTGATGAGGAGCTCATGGCGTTCGCTTCTCGCTTTGGGTCTCTCCCGACCATCTCCATCGGCCGGAAGATCGAAGGGATCCCGTCGGTCACCATCGATAACCGTCCCGGCATGGAGGCCTTGATGGACCACCTCATCGTCACGCGGGGGCTCAAACGCTTCGTCTTTGTACGCGGACGACTGGGCAACGAGGACTCGAACGTCCGCGAGCAGGTGTTTCGGGAAAAGATGAGCGCATACGGGCTCACGGTGCGTGAGGACTGGATCTTGAATGGGGATTTCCGCCTGGGTGTGGCCCATGCGGAAATGACGAGGCTGCTCACCACGACCCGCGACTTTGACGTCGTGGTCGCCGCCAACGACGAAATGGCCGATGGCGTCATCACGGCGCTGCGTGAGCACGGACGGCGGGTTCCCGACGACGTCGCGGTCGTCGGTTTTGATGACGATGAAAACTACTGGAACGCCATTCCTCCCCTCACCACGGTCCGCCAGCCTTTTGCAGATCAAGCCCGTTTGAGTGCCGAAAAGCTGTTTGCCGAAGGCACTCCGTCAGATCTGCGCATTCCCTCCCAACTGGTTGTCCGTGAGTCCTGCGGCGCAAAGGAGGCAGCGCCGTTTCCCTCTCCCTTCCGTCACCAAGACGCGGCGTACTCGGGCATTCACGAAGAGATCTTTAAGCGCTACTGTTGCGCCGCGGCTCGACCGGAACAGCACCAACAGTTCCTGACCTACTGGAAGGCCACCTTACTCAAGAATTTGCACCAGGACCACCACTTTGTGGTGTGGCGCGCCCTGTTGACGGACTTTCGCCGGAGGGTACGTCCTACCCTGACTTCCGCCTTGCGGGCGGAGTTTGAGGCTCTACATTCTGAGGCCCAGACCCTGCTGTATGACGCCCTGCAGATGGCCCACGTCCACCAGCGCCTCACGGAGACCAGCAATGCCGTCTTGCTGTCCAACATGACTTCTGCCGTGACGTACGAGGCCATGCTTGACGCTGCCCGCAAGTACCTCAAGAATCTGGGTCTTGAGCGGGTCATCCTGGTGATGTATACCTCCTTTGCGTCCTCCCCCACTTCTGGCAGCCGTGTGGTGTTTGCGGAAGGCGTTGCCTGTCCCGTAGACGGCGCACCTTTCCCCACGGCCCAACTCTTGCCTGACGGTATGCGCGCGGAACTCACCCGCGGTCACCTGATGGTGACGCCCCTGTTTTTTCAGCGGGAGCAGTACGGTTACCTGCTTGCCGATCAGCCGATCGACATTTATTTTGATGAGCAGACACCGCAGCACACCATCAGTCAGTCCATCCGGCAGTTGGAACAGATGCGGGCACTGCAAGTGGCCCACGACAACCTGGAGCAGCGCGTGGCAGACCGAACGCTCGAGTTACAGCGTCTGAACGAACAGCTTCAGCACGCGGCCATTCACGACGTCCTGACCGGACTGGCAAACAAGGGCCTGTTCCACGAGCAGCTTCAGCGCGTCGTCGCCCGCGCGGCGCGTCACCCCGGTCAGGGGTTCTCGGTCCTGTTTCTCGACTGCGACCGGTTCAAGGCCGTCAACGACACCCTCGGCCATCATGTGGGCGACCAGTTCCTGGTGGAGTTCGCTCACCGACTGGCTGGCAGCGTCCGGGCACAGGACACCGTCGCCCGCTTTGGAGGCGACGAATTCGCCGTCCTGCTCGACGACATTCATGATCCCCAGAACGCTATGCGGGTCGCGCACCGTATTCAGCAGGCGCTCTTTGACCCCTTTGACGTCGGTGGCCACTTGTTTTCTGTGACGGCCAGCATCGGTGTGGTGGCCAACCGCGGCCAGTACCGGCAGTATGAGGACGTCATGCGCGACGCGGACATCGCGATGTACCACGCCAAGGCCAGCGGCCCGGGCAGGGCGGTCGTGTTCGAGCCGTCCATGCACGAAAAAGTCCTTCGGCGAACGCAACTGGAAACGGAGTTAAGGCAGGCGTTGAGCCAGGGAGCGCTTTCCGTGCACTACCAGCCCATCGTGCATGTGGCAACGGGGGGACTGATCGGATTTGAAGCGCTGGCCCGCTGGAAGCATCCGGCGCGGGGCTTCGTCAGCCCTGCGGAATTTATCCCCGTCGCGGAGGACGCCGGACTGATCGCTGAGATTGACCAGTTTGTTTTGAAGGAGGCCGCCCAGCAGCTGCGGACGTGGTCCACACGCACGCCGCTCGCCGACACCTGCATTCTGAGCGTGAATGCGAGCACGGTGCAGTTCTCAAGGGCGGATTTCGCGCCCGCAGTGCAGTGCATTCTCGAGGAAACAGGGTTTGACCCCGTCCGGCTTCGCCTGGAGATTACCGAAAGCCTGTTGATGCACCGCAGCCCCGCCGTGCAGCGGAACATCGACGGCCTGCGTCAACTTGGCCTGCAACTGCACATCGACGACTTCGGCACGGGCTACTCCTCTTTGGGTTACTTGCAGCAGTTCGCCGCTTCGGCACTCAAGATCGACCGCTCCTTTATTCAGCGCCTGTTCAACAGTGATGAGGCCGCGGAGTTGGTGCGGACCATCCTCGCCATGGCGAGGAACCTCAACATGAAGGTGGTCGCGGAAGGCGTAGAGCACGCCGAGCAGTGGGCCTGGCTTCAGGACGCGGGCTGTCATTACGCGCAGGGGTATTACTTTGGAGTTCCGCTCCCCGCCGCAGATGCGCTGCCGCTCCTGCTTCACGGACGCCCCCTGCCCATGTGA
- a CDS encoding alpha/beta hydrolase family protein: protein MTLKSDYRGHGASEGVARGGYNDPGYTVDMLNAAASLKKDRRVNRKRMGVWGHSMGGQLGLRAMLVDRDLRAGCLCAGVVAGYDVLATDWNRLPGTRTGALDPLNRRYLRAMSPNAFLEELNGRPTEPHHGTADKEVRATSAPVGSSLWRLPDPLRRFKRRDEHGVLWAIAAAFRSARLIFTGTVPAGGPTSPFGPPPRGSRARARGPTVRIKKEPSR, encoded by the coding sequence GTGACCCTGAAAAGCGACTACCGGGGGCACGGCGCTTCCGAGGGCGTGGCGCGCGGGGGCTACAACGACCCCGGCTACACCGTAGACATGCTGAACGCGGCGGCCAGCCTGAAAAAAGACCGCCGGGTGAATCGCAAGCGGATGGGCGTTTGGGGTCACAGCATGGGCGGGCAACTGGGCCTGCGGGCCATGCTGGTGGACCGGGACCTGAGGGCAGGCTGCCTGTGCGCCGGGGTGGTGGCGGGTTACGACGTGCTGGCGACCGACTGGAACCGGCTGCCGGGCACGCGCACAGGGGCGCTCGACCCCCTGAACCGGCGTTACCTGCGGGCCATGAGCCCAAACGCTTTCCTGGAGGAGCTCAACGGTCGGCCCACCGAGCCGCACCATGGCACCGCCGACAAAGAAGTGCGCGCGACGTCTGCGCCTGTCGGGTCAAGCCTGTGGCGTTTGCCTGACCCTTTGCGCCGCTTCAAACGGCGAGACGAACATGGAGTCCTCTGGGCAATCGCCGCCGCGTTCAGGAGCGCGCGGTTGATCTTCACCGGGACTGTTCCGGCCGGCGGCCCGACTTCACCCTTCGGGCCACCGCCCCGGGGATCCAGAGCGCGAGCGCGGGGCCCAACGGTGAGAATTAAGAAAGAGCCTTCACGGTAG
- a CDS encoding amino acid ABC transporter permease, translated as MLGTFTPDVLLALWRGTLITLSLTVLASVFGLVLGMIAAMGRLSRPWPLRLLAGVYIETFRGTPLLVQLFFLYFALPQITKITLPAFHTAVLGLSLFTGAYAAEIIRGSLNAVGHGQVEAGRALGLRPAQVLRLIMIPQAARVGVPSLGNQFIGLLKDSSLASVITVTELLLTTRGIVSITYQPVAMYFAVGLIYFLLSTLAARAFRVLERRLNRPYQIST; from the coding sequence ATGCTCGGCACCTTCACGCCCGACGTGCTGCTCGCCCTGTGGCGGGGAACGCTCATCACGCTGTCGCTGACGGTGCTGGCCAGCGTCTTCGGGCTTGTTCTAGGCATGATCGCCGCAATGGGACGGCTGTCTCGCCCCTGGCCGCTGCGCCTGCTGGCCGGGGTCTACATCGAGACCTTCCGGGGCACGCCGCTGCTGGTGCAGCTGTTTTTCTTGTATTTCGCGTTGCCTCAGATCACGAAGATCACCCTACCCGCCTTTCATACGGCTGTCCTGGGGCTGAGCCTCTTTACGGGAGCCTACGCCGCGGAGATCATCCGGGGCAGCCTCAACGCCGTGGGGCACGGTCAGGTGGAGGCCGGGCGGGCGCTCGGCCTGCGTCCCGCCCAGGTGCTGCGGCTCATCATGATTCCGCAGGCGGCCCGGGTGGGCGTGCCGTCGCTGGGAAACCAGTTCATCGGCCTCCTCAAGGATTCCAGCCTTGCCAGCGTCATCACCGTGACCGAACTGCTGCTCACCACCCGCGGCATCGTGTCCATCACGTATCAGCCTGTCGCCATGTATTTTGCCGTGGGCCTCATCTATTTCCTGCTCTCCACCCTCGCCGCGCGGGCCTTTCGCGTTCTGGAACGGCGGCTGAACCGTCCATACCAGATCAGCACGTAA
- a CDS encoding transporter substrate-binding domain-containing protein: protein MGRATFRPFTSGTLTTTASGAPPREAIMHEHHPLRFRIVLSTLALLLVSVTHAELADVKKRGELRVVMSGEYPPFSQPTPGGDLTGFDADVAREIARRLGVKAHLIKADFSSIVAGVQAGNFDLAVASQSKTPERARAVDFLSKPYYYDGFQLFVPKGSKANSLEGLGGQPVAVALGTVFEKFLRERKYPKIVTFSGEQEIFLALGANRASGMITTRSVGNVAIKNGQALRAAGPVLQQDNPYITLGKNQPQLKAAVEKALNAMRADGTLRRLSVKYIGSDLTVPNNR from the coding sequence GTGGGGCGTGCTACGTTCCGGCCATTCACAAGCGGCACCCTGACCACCACGGCCAGCGGCGCGCCGCCACGAGAGGCCATCATGCACGAGCACCATCCCCTTCGGTTCCGTATCGTCCTCAGCACCCTTGCCCTGCTCCTGGTGAGCGTCACGCACGCTGAACTCGCCGACGTGAAAAAGCGTGGAGAACTGCGCGTTGTGATGAGCGGCGAGTACCCTCCCTTCTCGCAGCCCACGCCCGGCGGTGACCTGACTGGGTTTGACGCGGACGTCGCCCGCGAAATCGCGCGGCGGCTCGGCGTCAAAGCCCACCTGATCAAGGCCGATTTCTCGTCCATCGTCGCGGGCGTGCAGGCGGGCAACTTCGATCTGGCCGTCGCCTCGCAGAGCAAGACGCCCGAACGCGCCCGCGCGGTGGATTTCCTCTCCAAACCCTACTACTACGACGGTTTCCAGCTGTTTGTGCCCAAGGGGTCGAAGGCCAACTCGCTGGAGGGCCTCGGCGGGCAACCCGTGGCGGTGGCGCTCGGAACGGTCTTCGAGAAGTTCCTGCGTGAACGCAAGTATCCCAAGATCGTGACGTTCAGCGGCGAGCAGGAGATTTTCCTGGCGCTGGGGGCCAACCGCGCCTCGGGGATGATCACCACGCGCTCGGTCGGCAACGTGGCCATCAAAAACGGGCAGGCCCTGCGCGCGGCGGGCCCCGTGCTGCAGCAGGACAACCCCTACATCACCCTTGGGAAGAACCAGCCCCAGCTCAAGGCCGCGGTCGAAAAGGCCCTCAATGCCATGCGCGCGGACGGGACCCTGCGGCGGCTGAGCGTCAAGTACATCGGTTCAGACCTGACTGTGCCGAACAACCGCTAA
- the cphA gene encoding cyanophycin synthetase — protein MTGHGDIAAGDRPSSPNVPMRVLERGVYRGPHIYSLRPMVRFVLDLGTLEAWPTDRLPGFTDALLTLVPTLEGHGCSYQQPGGFVRRMREGTWLGHVTEHVALALQSLVGEDTTRGKTRSVRGRAGVYTVMYMYRDEDAAFLAGLLALRLVDSLLPPELRGVQGLNVLYADPGEPALTAEPFDLQAGLAALDRLARRTSLGPTTGAIVAAARRRGIPVTRLDDHSFVQFGYGRNARRVRASVTGLTPHVAVTAAGDKDLTKRLLADVGVPVPRGVVVQDEEAAIREVARLRGPAVIKPLHGNHGRGVGLNVRTPGDVRSAFVQAAQYGRQVVVEEFLPGKDHRVLVVGGRVVAVAERVPAQVTGDGLRTVRTLVEEVNADPRRGGGHSRVLTRIRLDAHALSVLERAGLGVDSVPGAGQRVALRQGAHLSTGATAIDRTDEIHPENASIARTAALALGLDVAGIDLIAPDITRSVRETGGGVIEVDAAPGFRIHLQPSKGQPRDVGGAVMDLLYPPGSRSRVPILAVTGTNGKSTTARMVAHVLTHAGHTVGFTNTSGVYVGNERIHVGDATGPKSARMVLSHPAVTAAVLETARGGLLREGLGFDSADVGAVLNVREDHLGLRGVDTLRDLARVKSLVVRVVSRRGLSVLNADDPLTAGMRRVARGRLALFSARGLEGNPPVQEHIAAGELAVVCEPGENGDIIVVYEGGGRSVLMPTADIPATLGGLAHFNVENALAATAMCLGQRVPLETIREGLGTFTSSFEQSPGRLNVHDAHGFRVILDYAHNPDALAAQRELLRRMRRPGSRLIGMVSVPGDRRDQDIRHVGASAAATFDEIVFREGPDGRGRPRGDAMRLMAEGAVAAGFSPEHLHFVLEERDAVDATLRLARPGDIAVIMPTAVEAVWQQIVRYRPDATAADTTGEDARVDEDTA, from the coding sequence ATGACGGGACATGGAGACATCGCCGCTGGGGATCGGCCCTCCTCCCCGAACGTGCCCATGCGTGTTCTGGAGCGTGGCGTCTACCGGGGGCCGCACATCTACTCGCTGCGGCCCATGGTGCGCTTCGTGCTGGACCTCGGCACCCTGGAGGCCTGGCCCACCGACCGCCTGCCCGGCTTCACGGACGCTCTGCTCACCCTCGTGCCCACCCTGGAGGGGCACGGCTGCTCGTACCAGCAGCCGGGCGGGTTCGTGCGCCGGATGCGGGAAGGCACCTGGCTGGGGCACGTGACGGAACACGTCGCTCTGGCGCTGCAGTCCCTCGTGGGCGAGGACACCACGCGGGGCAAGACCCGGAGTGTCAGGGGCCGCGCGGGCGTCTACACCGTGATGTACATGTACCGCGACGAGGACGCCGCCTTCCTCGCGGGGCTGCTTGCGCTCCGGCTGGTGGATTCGCTGCTGCCGCCGGAGCTGCGGGGCGTGCAGGGCCTGAATGTCTTGTACGCCGACCCGGGCGAGCCTGCCCTGACCGCCGAGCCGTTCGACCTGCAGGCCGGTCTGGCCGCCCTCGATCGGCTCGCCCGGCGGACGTCCCTGGGGCCGACCACGGGGGCCATCGTGGCGGCGGCGCGGCGGCGCGGCATCCCCGTCACCCGGCTGGACGACCACAGCTTCGTTCAGTTCGGGTACGGGCGCAACGCCCGCAGGGTACGCGCCAGCGTCACTGGGCTGACGCCCCACGTCGCGGTCACGGCGGCCGGGGACAAGGACCTGACCAAACGCCTGCTCGCGGACGTTGGCGTTCCCGTACCGCGCGGCGTGGTCGTGCAGGACGAGGAGGCGGCCATCCGTGAGGTGGCCCGCCTGCGTGGCCCCGCCGTGATCAAGCCGCTTCACGGCAACCACGGTCGGGGCGTGGGCCTGAATGTGCGGACGCCCGGCGACGTGCGGTCTGCCTTCGTGCAGGCGGCGCAGTACGGGCGGCAGGTCGTGGTCGAGGAGTTCTTACCGGGCAAGGACCACCGCGTCCTCGTCGTGGGGGGAAGGGTCGTTGCGGTGGCCGAGCGCGTCCCCGCGCAGGTGACGGGCGACGGCCTGCGCACCGTCCGCACACTGGTCGAGGAGGTCAACGCCGACCCCCGCCGCGGTGGGGGGCACAGCCGGGTCCTCACCCGCATCCGTCTTGACGCGCACGCCCTGTCGGTGCTGGAGCGGGCGGGACTCGGCGTGGACAGCGTGCCGGGGGCGGGACAGCGGGTCGCCTTGCGTCAAGGCGCCCACCTTTCCACCGGCGCCACCGCCATTGACCGCACGGATGAGATTCACCCCGAGAACGCGTCTATTGCGCGTACGGCAGCGCTGGCGCTGGGACTGGATGTGGCGGGCATCGACCTCATCGCCCCCGATATCACGAGGAGTGTGCGCGAGACCGGCGGCGGGGTCATTGAGGTGGATGCCGCGCCCGGTTTCCGAATCCATCTCCAGCCGTCGAAAGGTCAGCCGCGCGACGTCGGCGGGGCCGTCATGGACCTGCTTTACCCACCGGGCAGCCGCAGCCGCGTGCCCATCCTCGCCGTCACGGGCACGAACGGCAAGAGCACCACCGCCCGCATGGTCGCGCACGTCCTCACGCACGCCGGGCACACGGTCGGGTTTACCAACACCAGCGGCGTGTACGTCGGCAACGAGCGCATTCACGTGGGTGACGCGACCGGACCGAAAAGTGCGCGCATGGTGCTGTCCCACCCCGCCGTCACGGCCGCCGTGCTCGAAACGGCGCGGGGCGGCCTGTTGCGTGAGGGCCTGGGATTTGACAGTGCGGACGTTGGGGCCGTCCTCAACGTCCGTGAGGACCACCTCGGTCTGCGCGGCGTGGACACGCTGCGGGACCTGGCGCGGGTCAAGTCACTCGTGGTCCGCGTGGTCTCCAGGCGTGGCCTCAGCGTCCTCAACGCGGACGACCCCCTGACCGCCGGTATGCGCCGGGTCGCCCGGGGCCGCCTCGCCCTGTTTTCCGCACGTGGCCTGGAGGGCAACCCCCCGGTGCAGGAGCACATCGCCGCGGGCGAGCTCGCCGTGGTGTGTGAGCCGGGGGAAAACGGAGACATCATTGTGGTCTACGAGGGGGGCGGCCGCTCCGTACTGATGCCCACCGCTGACATTCCCGCCACACTGGGGGGCCTGGCGCACTTCAATGTCGAGAATGCCCTGGCTGCGACAGCCATGTGCCTGGGCCAGCGGGTCCCCCTGGAGACCATTCGGGAGGGACTGGGGACGTTTACGTCGTCGTTCGAGCAGAGCCCAGGGCGGCTCAATGTGCACGACGCGCACGGCTTTCGGGTAATTCTCGACTACGCGCACAACCCGGACGCCCTGGCCGCCCAGCGGGAACTGCTGCGCCGCATGCGGCGTCCGGGGAGCCGCCTGATCGGGATGGTGAGCGTTCCCGGAGACCGCCGGGACCAGGACATCCGGCACGTGGGGGCAAGCGCCGCGGCGACCTTCGATGAGATCGTGTTCCGCGAGGGGCCGGACGGGCGTGGCCGTCCCCGGGGCGACGCGATGCGCCTGATGGCTGAGGGCGCCGTGGCCGCAGGCTTCAGCCCCGAGCACCTTCACTTCGTCCTCGAGGAACGTGACGCCGTAGACGCCACGCTGCGGCTGGCCCGCCCCGGCGATATTGCCGTCATCATGCCCACGGCTGTGGAGGCGGTGTGGCAACAGATCGTGCGGTACAGGCCGGACGCGACTGCCGCAGACACCACAGGGGAGGACGCCCGGGTGGACGAGGACACAGCGTGA